In Primulina eburnea isolate SZY01 chromosome 14, ASM2296580v1, whole genome shotgun sequence, the following proteins share a genomic window:
- the LOC140812300 gene encoding uncharacterized protein produces the protein MSPAIYSTHEHSFHLDLYPLCILCFGPHIKCIKLSSEPPFPLSNPSFHINFFTRKPNFAQKMRGKSSPKTKDGVVEVDYNENLEEPHLSGTYIRTLVKELTSSRTKDSLNNKVVENSEGEPVEGELVSSNQNSTGIGYGFSNHKQEKSPQQHKKQVRRRLHTSRPYQERLLNMAEARREIVAALKFHRAAMKQASEKQQQQQQQFESGSEMPPLGPLSNQLSLEQEAKLMSRRNPRIYASNSSTTSNFPIENLGHLYCSQGLCSLYSWPVSTIAPPSLIQENLNFILPSQTLGLNLNLQDFNLLDTPCNGISKSSSVYSSSSASTSSSLATEEIPSMAVPPTVVSAEVTEFGDSGLRSALDDKEMAEIRSIGEQYQMEWNDTMNLVTSAWWLKFLKEIKPEDEVMEYPAWLNANESCLRDLNDCCSDEYLQEPALPCMDIEEIEAMDDDWLA, from the exons ATGTCACCAGCTATTTATAGCACCCACGAGCACTCCTTTCATCTTGACCTCTACCCTCTCTGCATTCTGTGCTTTGGCCCCCATATAAAGTGCATAAAATTATCTTCAGAACCACCTTTTCCCCTTTCCAACCCTTCATTCCATATAAACTTCTTTACTAGAAAACCAAATTTTGCACAAAAAATGAGGGGAAAATCTTCTCCGAAAACAAAAGATGGAGTGGTGGAAGTAGATTATAATGAAAATTTGGAAGAACCCCATCTGTCTGGTACTTACATTCGTACCCTTGTTAAGGAATTGACCTCTTCAAGAACCAAAGATTCATTGAATAATAAGGTGGTTGAGAATTCAGAGGGAGAACCGGTTGAGGGAGAACTGGTTTCCAGCAACCAAAATTCAACTGGGATTGGTTATGGATTTTCTAATCATAAACAAGAAAAATCTCCACAACAGCATAAAAAACAAGTGAGGAGAAGGCTTCACACAAGCCGGCCTTATCAAGAAAGGCTGCTAAATATGGCTGAAGCCCGAAGAGAAATTGTTGCTGCTCTTAAATTTCATAGAGCGGCAATGAAACAAGCAAGTGAAAAACAACAGCAACAGCAGCAGCAGTTCGAATCAGGTTCTGAAATGCCGCCATTGGGGCCCTTATCTAATCAACTTTCCTTAGAACAGGAGGCCAAATTAATGTCTAGGAGGAATCCAAGAATTTATGCTTCTAATTCTTCTACTACCAGCAATTTTCCGATCGAGAATCTAGGCCATTTATATTGCTCACAAGGCTTGTGTTCCCTTTATTCTTGGCCTGTTTCGACAATTGCACCTCCATCACTTATCCAAGAAAATCTCAATTTTATTCTACCAAGCCAAACGCTAGGTCTCAACCTCAATCTTCAAGATTTCAACCTTTTGGACACCCCTTGTAATGGTATAAGCAAATCTTCATCAGTTTACTCCTCTTCTTCCGCTTCAACATCTTCTTCCCTTGCCACGGAGGAAATTCCAAGCATGGCGGTGCCACCTACTGTGGTTTCGGCTGAGGTGACCGAATTCGGTGATTCTGGCTTGCGTTCAGCTTTGGATGACAAGGAGATGGCAGAGATCAGGTCGATTGGGGAGCAGTACCAGATGGAATGGaatgacactatgaatttaGTGACATCTGCTTGGTGGCTCAAGTTCTTGAAGGAAATTAAGCCAGAGGATGAAGTTATGGAATATCCTGCCTGGCTAAATGCAAACGAGAGCTGCTTGCGCGATCTGAACGATTGTTGCTCAGATGAATACTTGCAAGAGCCTGCTTTGCCTTG CATGGACATTGAGGAAATTGAAGCCATGGATGACGACTGGTTAGCCTGA